The genomic DNA TCTTGGTAAATGGATCTTTAATGCTCTGCGCCTCCTGTTCCAGGGAGATCAGACCGTTTCTTCTGGCCTTGGCCGCATAGCCGATCATATCTTTGATGATGTTCTCATGTTTTTCAGTAGGCATGAGAAAAGCCATCTTGACATCTTTGAAAGCCTTAAGGACCACCGGCAAAGGAAAGCTGACGAATGCAGCTCCGAAGGTGCCGCCACAAACAATGATGGCGGCAGTCGGCTGGATAAGGGCCTTGATACTTAACCCCTCTTCAAGTGCGCCGCCGATGATCCCGCCAAAGGCGAGAACAAGTCCGATAATAGTAGCTAAATCCATAAGTAGTCTCAGTTATCCCGGAAGTTTTTTAATTTTTTAATCCCGCTCCAGCCTGCAAAATGGACGATAGCTCTCAGCATTGCGCCGCTGCAGATATTTCAGGGAAGAGTCATGAGTGACTCGCCTTAACACCTGGGCCTGCATCGACATTATCCGATCAATAATAACTCTGGCTGGCTCAAGTACCAGGTAGCGATTCCCATTCGAAAGCGTCAGATGGGTGTCTGGTGCTTCCTCTATCGTCTCAATCAGGGAGTGATTAAGATAAAATTCGCTCCCGTTCAATCTGGTAAGTCGAATCATGCAATGCCCCTTAACATCATTTCAGATAGTCCAGAATCGAGATCTGCATAATCTTGGCAGTTGCCGAAAGAGTCGCCTCAAAAGCAGTATTCTGCTTGCTCAGCTCAACTGCGGCCTTGGTAGTATCAAGGTCCTGCCTCTCCGAAATCAGATCCTTCAAGGTGTTTTCGGTGCGAGTGTGCAGCTTTTCCGCTGAATCCAGGCGAAGGATCTTGCCCGCGACCTCGGCTTTGGCATCGTTCATCTGGTCATTGGACAGTTTCAGGTCGTTGACCCCTTTGAGGATTGATGCCGAATCGTTGTTCGCTATTGCGGTAATCAGGTTGTCAAGGGTCCGGATTATATCGATCCCAACCTGGGTTGCAGGAGGAACCGGATTCTGCAACTGGCCACGCAAAAGTTTCCCCCCGGAGATGTTCATGGCAAAAGATACGCCGTGATCGATCTCCACATTCAGCGCATCATCGGTGCCAAAGAACCCGGTATAATCCCGGTCAAAAGAAAGGGAGATGCCGTTTGCCGTTGCAGTCGGGGCATTGGAGATACTGATGGATGTCGGCGAATTGATGGCAGTAATCACTGTGTTGTCCGGGATTCCTGCCCCTCTGACCGGCATCCCCACCAACAGGCTTGCGGTGGAAAAAAGCCCAGTCAGTACCTTGCTTTGTGCTTGGGTGTTGCCGCTGATAGCACGTTCAAGGAGCACATTGGTCGCTGTTGCTGTCGCATTCTGGGAGAGGGTCACCGAGTGGGGATTTACTGCCGTAATGACGGTATCAGCCGGTATACCGGCCCCGGTGATCGGCATGCCGACGGTGAGGGTCGAGGTGTCAAAAATATTGCTCAGCGTTGCCGATCCTGCGGTCGTATCTCCGGACAACTTGATTGAGAACGGTGACCCGACGGCTGTCATGGTGACGGCATTGGACAGGGTTATGGTAGTGGCTGTTTTGGCCGTGATCGTTGTATTGGAAGGTATGCCCGGGCCGGCTACGGTCATCCCCACAGACATGT from Geoanaerobacter pelophilus includes the following:
- a CDS encoding flagellar FlbD family protein, encoding MIRLTRLNGSEFYLNHSLIETIEEAPDTHLTLSNGNRYLVLEPARVIIDRIMSMQAQVLRRVTHDSSLKYLQRRNAESYRPFCRLERD